The Lucilia cuprina isolate Lc7/37 chromosome 5, ASM2204524v1, whole genome shotgun sequence genome includes a window with the following:
- the LOC111676806 gene encoding serine protease 1-like, with the protein MKILVVLALVLACVSAASIPETPVFLKDLKPAKVIEGRITNGYEAYPGQFPYQVGLSLSFGDYDSWCGGSLIGNSWVLTAAHCTDRVLSVTVYLGSTTRTVAQVNLTVDYNSIFQHTGYNPRTFANDISLIRIPEVSYTDEIQPVKLPSLSESYSNYAGTWATASGWGLDQDYGSVTETLNYAHLLVIPNAECARTYGSMITNNILCVATPSGTSTCNGDSGGPLVSDFTRELIGVTSFGSLAGCQIGYPAGFARVTTYLEWIRQHTGISY; encoded by the exons ATGAAAATTCTTGTAGTATTAGCTTTAGTGCTGGCTTGCGTTTCGGCTGCCAGTATACCCGAAACTCCTGTTTTTCTTAAAGACTTAAAACCTGCTAAAGTTATTGAGGGACGTATAACTAACGGTTATGAAGCCTATCCCGGTCAATTCCCCTACCAAGTTGGTCTTTCACTATCATTTGGTGACTATGACTCGTGGTGTGGTGGTTCATTAATTGGCAATTCCTGGGTTTTGACAGCTGCCCACTGCACAGATCGTGTGTTGTCGGTAACTGTTTATTTGGGAAGCACTACACGCACTGTTGCTCAAGTTAATCTCACTGTTGACTATAATTCTATTTTCCAACATACTGGCTATAATCCCAGAACCTTTGCCAATGATATCTCTTTAATCAGAATTCCCGAAGTTTCTTATACCGATGAAATTCAACCCGTTAAGCTACCATCTCTTTCTGAATCATATTCCAACTATGCTGGCACTTGGGCCACCGCTTCTGGTTGGGGATTGGATCAAGATT ATGGTTCAGTTACAGAGACTTTGAATTATGCCCATCTTTTAGTTATTCCTAATGCTGAATGTGCTAGAACTTACGGCTCAATGATTACCAATAATATACTTTGCGTTGCCACACCTAGCGGCACATCCACTTGTAATGGTGATTCTGGCGGTCCTTTAGTTTCCGACTTTACCAGAGAACTCATTGGTGTAACATCTTTTGGTTCGTTAGCTGGTTGTCAAATTGGTTATCCAGCTGGATTTGCACGTGTAACCACTTACTTGGAATGGATTAGGCAACATACTGGTATTTCGTATTGA
- the LOC124420133 gene encoding serine protease 1-like, which produces MKVLVVLTLALACVSAASLPEKAVFPKDLKSPKVIEGRITNGYEAYPGQFPYQVGLSLNSDSGSFWCGGSLIGKEWVLTAAHCTDGINRVTVYLGSTVRTVAKVHHTVDRSSIYQHAEYNPYTFNNDVTLIRIPEVSYSDEIQPIRLPAISESYPTYAGNYATASGWGRDHDSGAIVSQLNYAYLRVITNAECAQTYGSMITNKILCVSTPSGTSTCQGDSGGPLVLDSELIGVTSFVSLAGCKSGYPAGFARVTSYLEWIKNCTGISY; this is translated from the exons ATGAAAGTTTTAGTAGTGTTAACATTAGCGTTGGCTTGCGTCTCTGCAGCCTCTTTACCCGAAAAGGCTGTTTTTCCTAAGGACTTAAAAAGCCCTAAAGTTATTGAGGGTCGTATCACCAATGGTTACGAAGCTTATCCCGGTCAATTTCCTTACCAAGTTGGCTTATCTCTTAATAGTGATTCTGGATCATTTTGGTGCGGTGGTTCCTTGATTGGCAAAGAATGGGTGTTAACTGCTGCTCATTGCACAGATGGAATCAATCGTGTAACCGTATACTTGGGAAGCACTGTTCGTACTGTTGCCAAGGTTCATCACACTGTTGACCGCAGCTCCATTTATCAACATGCTGAATATAATCCTTATACTTTTAACAACGATGTAACTTTAATCAGAATTCCTGAAGTTAGctatagtgatgaaattcaaCCCATTAGACTACCAGCTATTTCTGAATCTTATCCAACTTATGCTGGCAATTATGCTACCGCCTCTGGCTGGGGACGTGACCACGATT CTGGTGCCATCGTATCGCAGTTAAATTACGCTTATCTTCGAGTCATCACCAATGCCGAATGTGCTCAAACCTATGGCTCTATGATTACTAATAAAATTCTTTGTGTTTCGACTCCAAGTGGTACTTCCACTTGCCAGGGTGATTCTGGCGGTCCTTTAGTTTTGGACTCTGAACTTATTGGTGTGACATCTTTTGTTTCGCTAGCTGGTTGCAAATCTGGATATCCAGCTGGCTTTGCTCGTGTAACCAGTTACTTGGAATGGATCAAGAACTGCACTGGCATATCCTATTAA